The nucleotide sequence TGAAGCTGGCTTGACAGaaaaagtagaaagaaatattCCTCAGGTAATCCTGCATAAATTTTTCTCATGGAAGTTGTATAGAGTGCCCTGAGCTCAAATTTATAAAGATACACCCATACGTATTCTTCTGATGTTTCCAAATATCTTCTGATGCTCCCAGAATCAAGTGGGGAAGAGTGTTACATCTTTTTCTAAAAGCTGAGAAACCAAGGGACAACATCCCATGCTGAACATGAGACCTCCACTACCAAAAGTCGGTGACCAGTCAGCGCAATGAGGACAAAAGTTCCCTTAGTGCTCAATCTATTTCTTCCCTCCCaaccgttttctttctttcttcctcccaaCCTTCTTTACTTCCTTCTATCTTTTTTCCAATCTATTTCTATAGTGGCCCCAACAGAAGAATATAACCCTATGGCTAAGGGCATTCAGCTATAAGAACAGTGTTTGAGGAGACGTTtagcatttccccccccccccccacatctgaAAGGGTGAAGATTGCAGTGGAGAGAAGTGTTCCCCTGGGCCATGAAATTCATCTCCGGGTGAGTGTTACCTCAGGTCCTGATGGTCCTGATGTTCAGTCCGCTGAACAATGGATTTCTGAGAGATCACGTTTACGTCTATCTCCTATATGTGCACACTTAATcatccctcctctcctcttctctctctctctctctgtctctctctctctctctctctcacacacacacacacacacacacacacacacacacacacacacacaaacatacaccacTCACCATTATAACCATCGCCACCTCCTGGATGATtgatgtgttctcttttgttactGGTTCTGAGAGGAATATATCTGACTTGCCCTTTCATTAAATAACCCTTCCTTTGCAATTCCTATGATTTTAATTACCAGAGATACtagtaaaatacaataaaaacattttaagatataataagtAATAAATTAaggaagattttatatatatacatatattaactaCGTTCTCTGGTAATCACTGAGATATTCCTAAAATCTCATTATGTCATCCTTTAATTTTTCTCTTGAGAGCCAAACTCACTCAACTTccagttctttctcttttttcaattGAAAAGTCCCAATTTTAAATCCTACCTGCACCATTATTCCTAGCTCAGTATCCCATTTAAATTTTATAAtctgaaaaataaaaagcaatacaTTAGAAATAGCTAGCTTTTTTTTATAACTAAACTAGGTTCTTTACTCCAGTCAGGCCAATAACCTTAGAATTTCTCTCTCACATAATATCTTAATTACCTAGTAATACTATAGCAGAAATATCCCAAATGGATGGCTTTACCAGCACATTCATTTTCTCACACTTTATGAGGCTGCAAGTCCACAGTCCAGGCACCAGGTGTAGGGAAAGGTCCTTATCTCTTCAGCTTCTCCTTCTTGGTTCCTTGAAGACCTCATGTGTCTTGACATCTATCTTACCTCATCTCTcctctgtttgcttgtttaatctcttataTATCAAGACAAACAGCCCTATTAGCACGGTAGTTAAGTGCTTGGTTATTGACTGAAGTGTCAGCAATTCACAAAAGGTCTGCTTTGGGTcgcctactcttgtaaagatcgcagcctcagaaatcccatgcaatagtcctgctctgtcctatagagctaccacgagtcagaatcgactccatagcaATGGAAGTATCCTAAAAAATGGACTCAAGATACACTCTGCACTAATTCTGTCTCATTAACGTAACAAAGCCAACCCATTCCCACATGGAATTATAGCCACAGACATAGAGGTTGCAGTACATTTTTTTAGGGTAACTATAATTCAATCTATTACAGATGGGCAACTGAGTGAACACGGGGATCACTACTGGGCTCTGGAATGGCTGCAGGGACCCATGATCTCTGAGGATCAATTAGTGTCCGCCACAGATAAGAAGTTCCAAGGAGACCCAAGGGGTACAGATTCCCATAGAGATGGCATTGACTTCCCACAGGACCTGGCTTGCAAAAATGTAATGACTGATGTCCAAATGTGCCAGTGGCCTCTGAAAAATGTTTGCGTAGGAGATGTGCTTCCTTTCATAAAACTAAGTGGGCATAATCTCTGCAAGTCAAATGAAAGAATAACTCCTTAACCACAAAATAATTTGTTCAATTCTGttcttccagtcaaataattctACCTTTCCCATTAGGTAAAAAATACCGATGCTGAAATTCAGAATCCCAATTTGAAATCCTACATAAACCATCATTTATAGCTCAGAACCCAtgtggtagttagtttattgtgccaacctggccaataaacacttgtggggttaattgaagggcagagggataaatggttcagcgagctttgcctttctagttctcggctcTCTTGCTTTTGATGGTCCAACtggggtgcagctaccttatgcagttccctgctttagctggaaaggatgacttcctgtaagacatccctgaggagaagtcacatggacctatcctgatgcagccctgcgtgctggagcagctgtgtggagactcctgccagtgctgaaatgcttacacgttcactgacttggctttcctccttcagtcggcatcattgtgtctgttttgtgagatgcaggaggactttgtggattggtgttggacatatgggttaatgttggacttgtggacttgggaagcactgggttgggatgttttcttgatgggcacttaatctttatacaaaattctctcttatacatgagtttctgtggatttgtttctctaaagtacccagactaacacaacccaaTTAGCAGGTTTGATACGCTCAGAACAAAAAGGCAACAAATAACGTATAGGGATCATTGTGTTTTATCCTTGTAAGAATATATTCTTAACATCAttcaggaggggggagggggagccggCTTCTTCCATTAAGACTTTATGATCTACCAGTTCTGTTAGTGCCTTAAAGAAATACATATGATAGGGGCTGCCTGGGGATTTGGAATAACACCGGCCAGACCCAACTCCTAGCCATCCAATAAGAGGACAAATCTTGAAACAAGCAATTCACAGTAATGATCAAATCTTTAGTGTTTGGTCAATAAAAATATTGGGGAGGAGACTAATACTTTTTTATGTTGTAACAATTAAGTGTGACGATGGAATATATCATACAGCATGGTGATTTGACTATAATATATCCATTGCAAtgaatcaattccgactcatggtgatcccatacATTGCAGAGTGCAACTGTACCATAGGGCTTTTGTGGGGGTataatctttcttcttttttaaaagtcaattattgggagctcttacagacaccataatattccatagttcaattacatcaaacagcattatataattgctaccacaaagtttcaaaatacattttttcTTATTGAACTCAATAATACCAGCTTCCTTTTATCCCCTCGCTCCCCCATCCTATTCCCCAGGAATGCTTATTTATTTGCCATATCTGACACCATTCAATATATACATTCACATACACTTTTATTGTTTACTGAGTTTGAGTGGCATTATGCGGTCATCAATACTATCAGATTCCCCCtgtctcttttttaaatcattttactggggcttgaacaactcttatcacaaccatatatcaatccattgtgtcaagaacatttgtacatttgttgccctcatcattacaTTATCAaagcttttgctttctacttgagctgttggtaccctcattttcccctccctcctctcccacccccatgaacccttgataagttaacaatcattattattttttcatgtcatacactgtccaacatcctcCATCTCCCAGGAAAGGGGTTTTATGTCGATTCCTGTAACCGGTCCCCTTTTATAcgccacctttcctctaccctgcCGGTATcggcactttcaccactggtcctaaaagaTTCATCTGTCATGGTTTcctggtgtttccagttcctgtctttaccagtgtacatcctctggtccagccagatttttaacatagaattgggatcatgacagtggaggggaggaagcattgaagaactagaggaaagttgtattttcattgttcttacaccgcaccccgactggctcatctcctccctacccgacccttctgtaacgggatgggctttgggtacccactccaaactgcccctcattcacaatgatatgattttttgttctttgatgcctgatatctaatACCTTCCACacgtcgtgatcacacaggctgaagtGCTTCtaccatgtcggctttgttgcttctgaggtagatggccatttatttaccatcaggcctttaagactcaagatgctatgtcttttgatagttgggtatgattagctttcctcactgcatttgcttatgcacccgctttgtcttcagggatcatgtcaggacggtgagcatcatgaaatgagaggttaataaaacaaagtgttcttgcattgagggagtatttgtggGGGCCCAATGTCCCAATCCCGctatcttcccataccctcagggaaccattacttctgttactgtttctgaagagttacCTATCGTCACTTCATATatcaaacaatcttaattatacacatgcaagtctaacatgattaatgaggtcaaacaaataaaaaacataattgtaagggggaaatattaaagaactagagggtagttatgtgtttcatcaataCTATTCTGTACCTTGGATTTATCATGCCTTCCATGTGCCCCTTCTGAGagggtccaattatcttacaattgggtttttgggtctctactacatccatgctccttcacatcaatttggctgcttgtttttgtACTTTTTATACTTATTTCCATCAACATCTCTTGATCaccgaggctggtgtgcttcttccatatgggctttgttgcttccttgatagatggtcacttatttaatgacaagcctttaagaccccaggtgctgtatCTCTTAAAATCCAGGTACCATCAGaatttttcatcacatttgcttatgtatccattttgtcttcagcaatcgtgtcaggaaggtgaatatcatacaATGTCacattaataaaataaatggtTTTTGTACTTACGTAAGAttaaagtagaggcccaaagttcattttGAATTAAGGTCCAATTTGAATTGAGTTTTCTCTCACTCTCAGACTTGCTTACAAACCAAACCCTTCCCCAAAGTGACTAGTCTTCCATTTACAATTTCAATTCTTTGAAAACTTGTAATCAATACTTAACCTCCTCCAGAAAAAATGATCATAGATATTGAACTAAAAAATAGTCCCAAAGGATTTCCACTTCCAAGTCAAAAACAAGGAAGGTAACCTACTGAAACCTTGagttccccaaccataaaattattttcgttgctacttcataactataattttgaacTGTTATGAATagcaatttaaatattttatatgcaagatgtattttctttgttaaaatttaaacataattaaagcatattgattaataaaaataaattttaaaagccttGAGGTCTACCAAGGGCAATGTTGTACTGATTACCTGCCCTTGCAGGAACACAATACGCTTCATGATCTGAGTTATTAAAGATGATTATATTGATCTTGCTTCCCCACTACTACCCCTACTCTCTTCCTTTCCACAGAACCTTCCTCAGAGCCCCTTTCACATCTTTGTTCCTTAGGGTATAAATCATAGGATTGAGCATAGGGGTAATTATAGTGTAAAAAAGGGCAACAAACTTTCCTTCACTCTGAGAATAACTACTCGTGGGCTGAAGGTATGTGTACATAGCTGAGCCATAAAAAAGGGAAACCACTAGGAGGTGGGATCCACAAGTCCCAAAAGCCTTCCTGCGTCCAGCAATGGAGTTAACTTTCAGAACTGCCCTAGCAATGTGTATGTAGGAGGTTAGAATTAGTGTTGCAGGAACCACCAAGATGATGACTCTGGCCACAAACATCTTCAACTCTGTCCCTTGTGTGTCCTCGCAAGCCAGCTTCAGAAGCACAGGCATCTCACGGAAGAAGTGGTCCAGCTGATGGAGGCCACAGAGAGGCATGGCCATCATGAGGCCTGTCTGAACCAGAGAGTTCATGAAGCCTCCTACCCAAGAGATGGCAGCCAGTGCCTGGCAAAGACGGGGATGCATAATGGTCATGTAGTGAAGGGGTCGACAGACAGCAGCATAGCGGTCAAAGGCCATCACTACCAGAAGCACAGACTCAGTGGATCCCAATGCGAGGGAGATGAAGAGCTGGGCCACACAACCTCTATAGGTGATAGTTCGATCAGGCCCATgaagatttttcagaagctgtggcaCAGTACTGGTGGTGTAGCAGAGATCCAGGAAGGAGAGGTGACACAGGAaaaagtacatgggtgtgtgcaaCCGAATGTCCAGGCGGGAGAGGGCGATGATAGCGGAATTGCCAAAGAGAGTGAGGGAGTAGAAAATGGAAGTACAGACGAAAAGGACAAGTTCCAGTTGAGGCCAATCTGAGAAACCCACCAAAATGAAGCCTTCTCCAAAACTAGTGTTGAGCCTTCCCGTGGATCCTGGTGATGATAGATGGGCTTCTGATGAGGCTTTAAAAGAAAACCATAAACATGTAAATGCACAATGGAGGGAGTctgattcttctttttttaaatcagtggCAAAAACCTTGTCTGAAATGTGTTCAGATCTGTGGGGGAAGCTAGAATGTGTAAGTGATGAAATAGGATATCTGGCTAAGGAAATTCCCAAGAAGATCTGAAAGGGGCCCCAGGTTTATCTGTGCTATTTCAGTGATGTACTAGAGGTCAGAGAGGGACTTTAAAGGAAttgtgaaaaatgaaaacaaaacctgaAGGTTTGGAAGTATTCTGTTGTACAAACCAAGGACATAGGTCCTAGAATTTTCACCAAGGATGTGCCATCTGTTCTTGAATAGATTAAGTCTACGGCTGATGGATCTAAGCCACTCCCACAGCAGAACCCATCAGCTTCGACTGAAAGACGCAGGGAAGGTAGGAAGGACAAGGACCTGACTGCATCTTGGAGTTCTATAGGTAGGAAATCCGCCCCAAGAACCCCCATCTGTGGTCCTCCAAGGAAAGAAGAGGCCCACTCCTGGAGCAGGGGAAGATCAGCAGAGCAGCTGGAAGAAGCATCGTGAGCAAGGCCTTCCCGATTTCAAAGGGTGGGCCACAGCTTCCTCCATTTAAAAAAGCAGGGTCATTAACAAAATGCATCTGAAATGTAGGACCTCCATTAAGGTGTGGCAAGGCAATAGGTCCCTGAGGATACAACACTGTGGGAACAAGAAATCCATGCTCAAGGGTCAGGGGAATGGGGCCTACTAGGGCCAAAGGGTGTGGCCAAGTTATCTTCTAGTCAGATCAACTAGGAGAATGGCGCCACCGGAGTCAAGGGAGCAGAGTTGCTATCCCAGTAGATCTGGACGTAGGAGCTGAACACCAGAACTGAGGTGCCTCCACCCAGCATCCAGAAGGTGTAACCAACACTCAGCGCCTGGAGAGGAGGGACATTACCTAGATGGTCTCAAGGAACAAAGGACTACTCTCAAGCTAAAGTCGATTGTTCTGCTGGGGGTTTGACGTGGTGGGTGCCCATTCCTTCTTTTCCTCTAAGTTCTCCCATTAGTAATGGAGATGTCTGCAGCATGCCGACCACTGCACTATGGAAGCAGAGAACTTGAATGCTACATGTCATCAGGTCACAGAAAAGAGGAATCTCAACCAAGCATGAAATATGCCTAGAAACTGGCCTATAGTTGATTTAGGTGATTCAGAAAATGAAATTGTGGGCTTGTAGTTGATTTGATGAAGGACTTTGGGAATGATGGGATGCAATGAGTGTGTTGT is from Tenrec ecaudatus isolate mTenEca1 chromosome 2, mTenEca1.hap1, whole genome shotgun sequence and encodes:
- the LOC142440261 gene encoding olfactory receptor 2Y1B-like; this translates as MLERASSEAHLSSPGSTGRLNTSFGEGFILVGFSDWPQLELVLFVCTSIFYSLTLFGNSAIIALSRLDIRLHTPMYFFLCHLSFLDLCYTTSTVPQLLKNLHGPDRTITYRGCVAQLFISLALGSTESVLLVVMAFDRYAAVCRPLHYMTIMHPRLCQALAAISWVGGFMNSLVQTGLMMAMPLCGLHQLDHFFREMPVLLKLACEDTQGTELKMFVARVIILVVPATLILTSYIHIARAVLKVNSIAGRRKAFGTCGSHLLVVSLFYGSAMYTYLQPTSSYSQSEGKFVALFYTIITPMLNPMIYTLRNKDVKGALRKVLWKGRE